A portion of the Fusobacterium perfoetens ATCC 29250 genome contains these proteins:
- a CDS encoding TetR/AcrR family transcriptional regulator: protein MPKKVVFKKEIVFSKAFEMFEKYGLDFITARNLAKELKASPAPIYSNYESIDELKEELISVAKNRFMEYIKKPFTEYTYLNIGMGICVFARENKELFTSIFLREQSFTDLIRRFRNATREEIEKDERFKGLPTEFKEGLLMDCWIFAHGYSTLIATGYVNPTNDEIKERLLSGAGTMIYSRLKETKGE, encoded by the coding sequence TAAGGCTTTTGAAATGTTTGAAAAGTATGGACTAGATTTTATTACAGCTAGAAATCTTGCAAAAGAATTAAAAGCTTCACCTGCGCCTATTTATTCAAATTATGAATCTATTGATGAATTGAAAGAAGAATTAATTTCAGTAGCTAAAAACAGATTTATGGAATATATAAAAAAACCATTTACAGAATATACATATCTTAATATTGGTATGGGAATTTGTGTATTTGCTAGAGAAAATAAAGAACTTTTCACATCTATTTTTTTAAGAGAACAATCTTTTACAGATTTAATAAGAAGATTTAGAAACGCCACTAGAGAAGAAATAGAAAAAGATGAAAGATTCAAAGGATTACCTACAGAATTTAAAGAGGGACTTTTAATGGATTGTTGGATATTTGCTCATGGATATTCTACTTTAATTGCTACAGGATATGTAAATCCAACAAATGATGAGATAAAGGAAAGACTTCTTTCTGGAGCAGGGACAATGATATATTCAAGATTAAAAGAAACAAAGGGAGAATAA